The Halomonas sp. 'Soap Lake #6' genomic sequence AGAAGCTAATTTAGATTTTCTGTCTATTGATGCCCTATTTTACAAAAGATAAATATCATTAATTACAGTGCCTTACTGCTGTTCGTTGATGGTTTGGCCAGTTTTTGTATCGGTATTTTTTAGCATGCTAATTAAGATTCGAGTCATTTTTGCATTAGAGACATGGAATTTTTGGTAAGTAATTGATTTTTTTAATTTAACAATAAATTTTATTTAATGCTGTTGTATGGCTTTGGCTAAGTTGATATTTGGAAGTCTTGTTCGTAAATAAAATATTCTATTTTATCAATAGCTTACGCTTGTTTTTAGGGTTTGTGTTGCGATTAGTTTTTAAATGGTCTAATTTAATTATGTGCTGTGAAGAAATGTATCAGTGATGTAGGTGGTTGATTTTATTGGAAATTATAAAAGATATATCTACAATAATAAAATTTCTTCACAGCTAGCCAAAGTAAAAGTGTGCCAATTTAAAGCATTGGTCGCACTTTGGTGCTTCGTAAGCCACTCTACTTTTAAGGGGCAAGCTATGGAGAAATATACTAAATCAAGAGCTGTGCTATTGGCTGCCGGGGTTCTATTAGCGGCAGCAAGTAGTATCGCCAGCTCTGCTCACGCTCAGGGATTTACTGATGTTACGGCATCTCCCACTGGGTTAAATGAACGGTTTCTAAGGAATGGTACTTTTATACCTATCAATAACTTGCAGAGGGTAAGCGAAGGTTCAGGAAGATTGACGCAACAAGATGTAACAAGCCTTCTTGGCTCTCCAAATGACCCATCAAGTACAGAGCGAGGGAATAATTGGCTATATAACGTTAATTTGCCTTTGCAGGGTGACGACTATCTTGTTTGCCAATACCGAGTTTCATTTTCGCAACAAGTAGTTATGTCTTCCGATTGGAGAAGGCCACAGTGTAGTCGCTTGTTCGCAGAGCTATCTCAACCTCAGTCATTAAGCTTTTCAGCTGACCTTCTATTTGGATTTGATAGCTACGCTATTTCTGCGCAAGGCCGGCGGGAGCTTCAGCAAGCTACGCAAGAAGCTACAGCTAGACTCAGAACCCCTTCAATCCTGGTAACTGGCCACACTGATCGAATCGGTTCGGCCGAATACAACATGCGACTTTCCCAGCAGCGTGCACAAGCGGTAGCTGACGCTTTGGTACAGGGAGGAGTCAGTCCTCAGCATATCAACTACGTGGGCCGTGGAGAGAATGAGCCACTGGTGAGTTGCCAGAACATTTCTGGCGCTGCATTGAAAGAGTGCCTAGCTCCCAACCGCCGTGTCGAAATCCTGCTGCAAGAAAGTATTTGAAGCCTGAGTGGTAGATCGCTTGCGAAAGTTCACTAAGTGTTTTTGACAATCAGTAGAAGGAGATGCCTAACAAATCAATAACTAAGGTTTTGGCTTTGGGAATTGTCTTCAGCCTTGGGAAACATCACAGCAGGAGCGCGCCAGTGTTCTACAGAATGCTGGGGGAGCATCAGGAAGGGTGTGTTCGTCAAGGGATACAAACTGAAAGTGACAAGAAAACAGGTGGAGCATGAACAATGCACTCATAGTCGTTACCCCCAAAGCGGGTGGCGATGTGGTCGAAGTACCACGAGGAAGTGCTGTTAATCTTCAGGCGCCCAGTGCAGTGAAAATCTCTGTAGGGCCTGAAGAAGTAGCAGCTTTTGATCGGTCGGGAATGGATCTGATTATCACCCTTAATTCGGGGGAACAGATTGTCATTACCGGCTTTTTTAATGTCTCGGAAGGGGAGCGCAGTGAGCTGCTGCTCGAAGATGCCGACGGAGTCATTTGGTGGGGGCAGTACGACTCACCCTGGTCAGGATTTGCGTTTGCTGAAATCCAAGAAGCGGGCGAAGTGGCTTGGGGAGGGGCTGTTCCGCCGTGGGTAGTCGCCTTAGCAATGATTGGCGTAGGTGCCGCTTTGATCGCTTCGGCGTCTTCCTCGTCCTCATCCTCATCCCCCCCACCTCCGTCAGATAGTGATGCAGACGCAGATTCTGACGCCGATGCGGACGCTGATGCCGACGCCGACGCTGACGCGGATGCGGATGCTGACGCCGATGCGGATGCAGATGCCGACGCAGATGCAGATGCAGATGCAGATGCGGACGCGGACGCGGACGCTGATGCGGATGCGGATGCCGACGCAGATGCGGACGCGGACGCAGATGCAGATGCCGACGCGGATGCTGACGCCGATGCGGACGCTGATGCAGACGCGGATGCCGATGCCGACGCTGATGCGGATGCGGATGCAGACGCCGATGCGGATGCTGACGCTGACGCTGATGCCGACGCCGACGCCGACGCCGACGCCGACGCAGATGCAGATGCAGACGCAGATGCGGATGCGGATGCGGATGCAGACGCTGATGCGGATGCCGATGCCGACGCGGATGCAGATGCCGATGCCGATGCGGATGCCGATGCCGATGCGGATGCCGATGCGGACGCTGATGCTGATGCCGATGCCGATGCCGATGCCGATGCCGATGCCGATGCCGATGCCGATGCGGATGCAGATGCAGATGCAGATGCAGATGCAGATGCTGACGCCGATGCCGATGCCGATGCTGACGCCGATGCCGATGCCGATGCGGATGCAGATGCAGATGCACCAGACGCGCCGACCGTTGACAGCGTTACCAACACCTTTGATGAGAACGGCGATCCAGACGGCACTACTGTTAGCGGTACTGCCGAGCCAGGCAGTACGGTTGAAATCCGCGATGCAGACGGCAACGTCGTCGGGTCAGGTGAAGCCGACGAAGACGGTAACTACGAAATCACCACCGATGAGCCACTGGCTGATGGGGTGGAATACGACGTAGT encodes the following:
- a CDS encoding OmpA family protein, whose product is MVDFIGNYKRYIYNNKISSQLAKVKVCQFKALVALWCFVSHSTFKGQAMEKYTKSRAVLLAAGVLLAAASSIASSAHAQGFTDVTASPTGLNERFLRNGTFIPINNLQRVSEGSGRLTQQDVTSLLGSPNDPSSTERGNNWLYNVNLPLQGDDYLVCQYRVSFSQQVVMSSDWRRPQCSRLFAELSQPQSLSFSADLLFGFDSYAISAQGRRELQQATQEATARLRTPSILVTGHTDRIGSAEYNMRLSQQRAQAVADALVQGGVSPQHINYVGRGENEPLVSCQNISGAALKECLAPNRRVEILLQESI